AATCTGTCTGCCAGGGGCAGTCTCGCGCAGGTGATCCCAACTCCGAAGGAACAGCCGAAGGCAAGCCTCGATGCGGCACCGGCAGTGGCCGGCCTGTAGGACTGCGACACCTCGCATCGGATGACCTTTCAACACCGGAGCGGTGCCTGCCCCTGCGAGACCAACAAGCGCCCGTTGAAAAGACTTCGTCCAGGGACGGACGGCCCCACTTCTACTTCGTTACGCTGCAGGGCAGTCTTATCAATGGTGGGTAAGGAATGGCAAGAAACGAAGCGGAGCGATCAGAGACAACTATTGGTCGAGCGAGCAAAAATCGGCCATTGTCGCCACTTGGGCTGAGCTTCCAATTCTTGCCAATGACTGCTTACTGGAGACATCCTCGAACTGGAGGAAGCGGCCAATTCAGGCCTTTCGCCCGGAAAGATGGTCGGACATTCCGGCCCATCCGAATAACTGCCGTTCACGATGGTCAGATCGTAAAACGATCGGATGAGACGCTCTTGCCGTGATGCTTTTTTTTTTCGGATACCAATGTCACTTCCGAACTACACCGCCCGAAAAGAGCCGACTACCATGTTTTCCAACATGCGGCTTCGCAACCCGGGAGCACATTTCTAGGCGCAATCATGGTGTTAGAGCTACCCGCTCTAATTCAAGTGCGATCGCGCCGAGTCAGGCATTAGGCGCCGGAAGATCCAGCGCCCCTGCTGCTCTCCTCATTTTGCATTCCGACCGATGAGTGCCCGATGAGCCAGTTGTTCGCTGGTCAGTAACGGGGTGGCATTAGAGGGACTTGAGATACTCGATCAAATCCGCCTTATCGTTCGACGATAATTCCAGTTTGAAGAAGGTGTCGTAGTGCTCCAGAACGTCGGCCAGCGTGGCAAAGCGCCCGTCGTGATAAAACCCGCCCTTCTGATGTGCCCACAAGCCCTTGAGTGGACTAGTGCGCAATTGGCCGGTCGGCGATCGATTGGCTTGGAAATCATCGATACCAACCTCGGACGCTTTATGCATGTTAAAGCCGGGCTCCGTGAACAATGGGGGGACATGGCAAGTCGCGCATTTGGCCTGATTGGCGAAAACGCTTTTACCTCGCGCTGCCGCAGTAGCATCGAAGCTTCCGGCCGGTGCCTTCGGGGCGGGAATGTTGAGCTGGTAAACATGCAGATCAGCCAGCTTGCTGGTGATCAAGTCATCGTCATGGCGCACATTGTCGAAGCCTGCCGCGGCCGCCACAGGAAAGAGACTAGCATCACTCAAGCGGGAGTCGCTAAAAGTTCCCTGACCGTGCATTTCCAGATTGGCGACGAAGGCATTCCAGTAAGTCGTCGAACCGAATCCCGTCGAGGTTCCCAAGTTCACCCCAGCCAGCCCATAAGCCGGCGGGATCAGGACCGCGGCACTTTGCCCATCCTTCCTAAAGGCTTTTCCATCCAAGAACAACAAGGCATCGAATTTTCCGGGGCCCCAACTCGTTAGGACAGTTCGAACCGTGGCCTCATCGACTTTCAGCGTTTGAGCAACTGCCGACAAATCCGGCGACAGATTGACGATGGCCCCGACGTTCAGATCCCGGTTGGCCCACCCGTCAAGTCGATGACCGATGCCCTTGGCCAAGGAATTATCGACCTGACTATGGCACAGAGCACACGTGATACCCACTGACTCAAGTCGGCCGGCGCCATCAAATTGTCCTTTGATCCCGACCACCGCATTGGCCTTCAGCAACGCCAGCGTTGAAGCGGGATCGCCCAGGTCGACCTGGCCTTGTTTCAGGGCATTCAACAAACTGGCTGGCAAGGCATCCACATCCACTTTCAGTCCCACTGCCAGTGCCATGGCGGGGCTGACCCCCGCGCCAACACCGCCGAGCTTTTCGCCCACAATGGCCTGATGCAACTTTAGGGTGCCACCCCAGAATGCACTATCGCCGAAGGTGTCGAAGCGGAATGTGTTACGACCGGTTAGAAGTTGCCTCATGCTGTTTTTGATGATGAGACGGTCGTTGGGATTGTCCGCTTGGGCATCACTGCCTGCGGCGACCACCCCCAATATCAACGTTAGCAGCCAAGGCACAACCCATTTTCTTGGTAGCGTTCTTGAGGTTTTCATTGGATTCTCCTGTGGCAAGGACGAAAGGGAGTTAAAATTCTATGAGGGCAAAACCTTTAAAACAATTAAAATATGTCTCAACATATTTAAGATCAGTCCAGGATTTCTATATGCTTGATTCGTTTGGTCTTCGGCAGCAGGACATCTTGAAGCTCATGCTGGAAAACAAGGAAGGCGTGACCGTCGATGAACTCTCGCAGTCTTTGAACATTTCTCGTAATGCCGTCCGCCAACATCTGGCGGTCCTGGAAAGGGATGGACTGGTGCTGCAATTTGGCGCCCGCCCCAGCAAAGGTCGACCTGAATTGCTTTACGGCTTGGCCAACAAAGGAAAGGAAGCCTTTCCGAGGCGCTATTCATGGTTCGCCGAATTGTTGATGACCGCGTTGATAAATGAAGTCGGTCACGAGGGCTTGAACGCCAAAGTCGCGGAAATGGGGAACCGGGTAGCCAGTGAGTTGCGCGCCGGGCGCCGCACGCCCGCGTCAACGGCGGAGTCGATCAAGGAATTGAATGTGTTGATGCGAGACCTTGGCTACAGTTCCAAGGTAGTGGAGGATGACGCTGGCGAGTTGGTGATCGAGGCAAGTAATTGCGTCTTTCACGACTTGGCGTCCAAGCATTCGGAGGTTTGCGAATTTGATCTGGCCTTGATGACGACCTTCACCCAGTCAGAAGTCTGCCACGAGGAGTGCATGGTGCGTGGCGGCAAGAGGTGCCGGTTCAAATTCAAGTCATCACAGGCATAAAAAGTGATTACCGGCGCACTATGCAAGGCGGGGTTGGCTGTTTTGGCCGATGATTTTCTCTTCGCCTTGGTGATTAGCGACAAATATCGGACGACAGCCGCCGCCACGCCAAGTATGAGCTGCAACAATGTGGCACGAAATTGATTCGACTTACCCTTGTCGACTTCTCTACCCTTTTTTCCGGCACGGAGGTATCGGATATGGCTGCATCCTGTTCTCCGACCCAAGTTTTCTTTAGCTACGCCTTCCGGCCTTTTTTCTTGCTCGTCTCGGTTTATGCCGTACTGGCCATCGGCGGATGGGCGTTAAACCAGTGGGGATTATGGAGTTGGCCCGATTCCATGCCAGCCTACATTCGCCACGGCCATGAAATGCTGTTTGGCTATGCCGGCGGCGCCATAGCCGGCTTTTTACTCACCGCCGTTGCAACCTGGACCAGTCGCCCGGCGGTATCCGCGGAGCCGCTCTTGGGCCTGTGTATCGTCTGGATAACTGCCCGCATCGGTGCGTTTATTCCCACTCCTACAGGTTTTGCATTCTGGAGCGTGGCGAGTCTGCTTTTTTGGGTGGCTCTGGCTGGGTTGATAGCGAGAGAGGTCTTGGCCGCCCGGAATATCCGCAACTACAAGGTGCTTCCGTTGTCGGCGGCATTTCTGGGGGCGGAAATTGCGTTTTTTTCCGCGGCTTCGGAAGACCCGGAGCGCCTGGAGATGTGCCTGCGTACTGGTTTGTTTCTGGTCATCGGCATGATTTTTCTGGTAGGTGGCCGCATCATCCCGGCCTTCACCCAGAACTGGCTCAGGCTTAACCGCACTGAAATCAACGTTCAGCTGCCGGCATTCGGGCTCTTCGACCTAGCGAGTGTCTTGATCGCTACGGCCTTTGCAGTGGCGTTTATCGTTTGGCCAACCTCGATTTGGACCGGAACTCTGGGCTTGTTAGCCGCGCTGCTTCACGCTTGGCGACTGCTGCGGTGGCGCGGGTGGCTGGCCGGGCGTGAACCACTGCTTTGGGTTCTGCACATGGGCTATGGATGGATCCCCGTTGGCTTTGGACTGCTGGGACTTTCCTGCCTGGGATGGCAATCATTTTTCGATGCCGGCATCCATGCCCTGACCTATGGCGCCATGGGCACGCTGATTCTGGGTGTCGCCGCCAGGGTCGCCCTCGGGCACACTGGGCGCGCATTGCAAGCCTACCCTGCAATGACGTTTGCTTTTGGATTGATCACGCTGGGAACCCTGCTACGACTGTTCGGGGCATTGGGGCAGGGTTTGATCACCCTGTCTGTACTGCTGTGGATGGCGTCCTACCTCATTTTTCTTGTGCAATACGCGCCAATTCTTCTGGGTCCGAGAGTGAGCACCTGACTCGAATAATCCGCGATCCGGGAAAGGCGGGTCATGGCTGGAATTAGTCAAGTGGGGTGGCGGAGAAGGAAAAACCGCCCCCCTCGAAAAACCGGTCTGACCGCGCTGTTTTACAAAGCTACCGGAGCGGTCGTTGAAAAACAGGTATTCCCCGCAGGCTAACGTTGTCAAGGTCGGCGCCGGATGACCAATTTCGGCCCAACGGCAGATTTAGGAGACGCCCTCAAATTGGCGTCATAAGCCGGCTTCGTCGTTCCGGCCGCGTTTCTCTGATGAACGGGCCGGGATCCGGGACATCCGCATGCGCTACCGGCCTCCCGGAGATGAAATTTGCTCGTCGAACCAGTGCAGGTAACGAATGATCTGCTGGACCTCGGCCTCACTCAATCCCAGGTTCGGCATGGGAACCTGCTTGTACTCGCCCAGCAAAGCCTTGGCGTCGGCATCGCTTTCCAGCATCTTCGCGGGGTCGAGGAGCCAGCGCGTCAGCCAGTCGGTGCTGCGGCGCCGGGTGACGCCGGCAAGGTTGGGTCCTAGCAGCTTGGCGCCTTCGCCGATTGAATGACAGCCTTGGCATTTGCTCTCGAACAGGAGCTTTCCGCGTAGCGCATCCGGATCGGTGGGGGTGGCCGAAGCCGGGATTTCGTGATGCTCGACGTCCTTCGCTCCGATCTCGGCTGCCGTTGAAATAAGTCCGACCGCACCTTGCGAGGCATTAGCGAACTGGTGGTCGATCATGATGTAGGAACCTGCTTCGGGAATCACGAACTCGACGATGGCGCTGTTCGATGAGCCAAGCAGTACCGACTGCATGCCACGGAACTGGTTGTCTGGGTTACCCTCGATCCACACCCGATCGAGGATGGTGCCGACGACATGAAAGCTGGAGGTCTTGCTCGGCCCGACATTCAGGACGTAAAGGCGCACACGTTCACCCGGTTTGGCCGGAAGTGGCTTCTTGACCATGCCATTGGATTGACCATTGAAGGCGGTATGGGTCGACTGCGCGGCGCGCAGCTTATCGCCGTCAAGCACGTAGAGAGGGACGTTGTCGAGGGTACGCCCCGCCGGGTCCGGCTTCGCATAGAACTCGCTCTGTACGATCACGTATTCCCGGTCCACCCGCGTCGGATAGCCGTCGCGCGGCTCGACGATCATCGCGCCATACATCCCGGACGCGATGTGCTCCAGGATCATCGGCGTGTCGCAGTGGTACAGGAACACGCCCGGATAGTTCAGCGTGAATTCGAAAGAGATGGTCTGCCCCGGGGCGATCGAGCGGTACTTGTCCTGGGGTGACACCATCGCCGCGTGGAAGTCCATGGAGTGCATCATGGGCGCGGCCATAAGCGTTTTGCCGGGTATCGTTGTCGCTGCGGTTGGTCATGCTGAAGCGGATCCTGTCGCCGACTCGCGCGCGGATGGTCGGCCCCGGCACCTGGTCGCCGAACGTCCAGGCGCTGAACTTCACACCAGGGGCAATGTCGACGATCTTGTGGGTGACATCCAGCCGTATATCTTTCACGGGCGATGGATCCAGTGGCTTCAATTCGGCATCTAGGCTGAGTGCGGCACCCTCGGCGAAAGGGCCGGTATGACGATCGGACGACATGGTGGCAGGGACGGGATGCAGATCCGTCTTGCCGGGGTCGTAAGGATCTCCTTGCGCGTTCCCGTTACTGGCGGTTAACAGAAGCAAGCCGGCGGCGGAACCTAAAGTCCGCAAGTGCAGACACGACATAGCGCTGTCAAAAAAACCCATCATACATCCTCTCGCAATTAGGATAGGCTCCACCCGCATCGCAATGACCAACTATCGGATGGAAGAAATCGCATACGAGCTCAATGTCGCCTCGGCGCACGTCGCCAAACATGTCGCCGAAGAAGTCAGCGTGTTAACACCCGGCAAACCGCGTTTCGCCGCCGCATTCCGGGCATAGCAACGGCAAGACCCGATAGATTCGGGCAATAACGATGGCCCACAAATAGCGGGCGGGGCTATGGCGTCGGCTTCCACTGCCCAAGGCTGAGATGGCTGTTTTGGCCGACCTGACGCCGAGTAACCCATGCGAGCGACTGACTGCCTCTGGGTGTTCAACGGGCATTCCGCAGCGGGATGGCCGCTGATGTCTGCAAGTCAGACGACATCGACAACTCCTGCTTAATGGCGCTAAGGCGCCAGCCGGCCCAAGGCATGAGCTAGCAGGCCTTCGAACTGCAAAAATTTGCACATGTTTCAAATGGCCTGACAACCCGTGAAATCAATCATGTGCGCGGTGGCGGCGACTGGCTATCCCTATCAATCCGTAGGTAATCATGCCTATAGGCTCGCTGGATAATCTAATTGAAACTGCCACTATCCCTTGTCAGCGAAGTACACCGTCATTTCCGGCGGTCTTATGCGATAGCTGTGAAGCGCCAACTAAGTACCTGGCTGAGACCTTCGCATACCGTCGTGTCCTGTGTGTTAGTGCCGTTTGAACAGCGCGATTGCACTCAACTCCTGATGGAGGTTGGTTCGATGAACACGAAAAAGTCCTTAGGGTCGATGATCGTTGCGCTCATATTGTGCTTGGGCACTACAAACATTTCCGCCCAGACTGCCGCCCATAAACTCGGCCGAGGCTTGGCCGCAATGACCTGCGGGGTTATGGAGTTACCGGGAACAATGATTTCAGAGACGCGGGAGAAAGGCGCGCTGGGTCTACCTGTGGGCCTTGCTCTCGGACTCGGCAGGATCGTCACGCGAGAACTGGTGGGAGTCTACGAATTCCTGACCGCTCCGTTCCCAGTGCCCACCGGTTTCGCGCCAATACTGAAGCCCGAATATCCATGGGACTACTTTCGCTAATCCCTGAGCGAACATGGCAATTGCCGCTAATCGGAAGCTCCATTTCAACGCCAGATAGCCGTAGCCTTGATGTCGCGCAGTGCATGCCCTTTGGGCGGAATGCTACTGTTGGCGTTCCGAGCTCTCCATCGCGCCGAGCTCCGTGCGAATCAGCTTGATGCAGACTGAGTTGCGGATGCTGGTTGCCAACATTTCGATGCGGATCTTGATCGGCATGGTTCAGGCATTGGTGACGCCTGGGATCTGCAGGGCTGCGTCGAGTTCGAAATCCGGCGTTGCCGAAGAGGACGTTCCGCGCCGCGAAAGCCAAATGACAGTTTTCAATGCCGAGCAGCTTCTTGTGCCAACAATTCGGCGGGTGGCCCTCGCTTAACGCCACCAGACGAGGTGAAGTAGATCAGTGCTCGACCGATTTTGGCCTTTTTCCAAATTTTATAGGCGATGTTCGTGTCCAACGGGCTGAGTGTCGTCTTTTGGATCATCGATTTCGAATCGAAGCACGAAGATGCTACTTCGGTGGCGGAGTTGGTGCATCATGCCATCAGCGACGGAATCGACGCGATGGAAAAAGATCTGCTTTCAAGTCAAAACTGTAGCAAAGCATCACGATGCTTATGCACACAATTGCGGCTCGGTGAGTGATTTATAAGGCGTCGGCCGCCTATGAAGGA
This sequence is a window from Methyloterricola oryzae. Protein-coding genes within it:
- a CDS encoding helix-turn-helix transcriptional regulator, which codes for MRAKPLKQLKYVSTYLRSVQDFYMLDSFGLRQQDILKLMLENKEGVTVDELSQSLNISRNAVRQHLAVLERDGLVLQFGARPSKGRPELLYGLANKGKEAFPRRYSWFAELLMTALINEVGHEGLNAKVAEMGNRVASELRAGRRTPASTAESIKELNVLMRDLGYSSKVVEDDAGELVIEASNCVFHDLASKHSEVCEFDLALMTTFTQSEVCHEECMVRGGKRCRFKFKSSQA
- a CDS encoding NnrS family protein is translated as MAASCSPTQVFFSYAFRPFFLLVSVYAVLAIGGWALNQWGLWSWPDSMPAYIRHGHEMLFGYAGGAIAGFLLTAVATWTSRPAVSAEPLLGLCIVWITARIGAFIPTPTGFAFWSVASLLFWVALAGLIAREVLAARNIRNYKVLPLSAAFLGAEIAFFSAASEDPERLEMCLRTGLFLVIGMIFLVGGRIIPAFTQNWLRLNRTEINVQLPAFGLFDLASVLIATAFAVAFIVWPTSIWTGTLGLLAALLHAWRLLRWRGWLAGREPLLWVLHMGYGWIPVGFGLLGLSCLGWQSFFDAGIHALTYGAMGTLILGVAARVALGHTGRALQAYPAMTFAFGLITLGTLLRLFGALGQGLITLSVLLWMASYLIFLVQYAPILLGPRVST
- a CDS encoding c-type cytochrome, which produces MDFHAAMVSPQDKYRSIAPGQTISFEFTLNYPGVFLYHCDTPMILEHIASGMYGAMIVEPRDGYPTRVDREYVIVQSEFYAKPDPAGRTLDNVPLYVLDGDKLRAAQSTHTAFNGQSNGMVKKPLPAKPGERVRLYVLNVGPSKTSSFHVVGTILDRVWIEGNPDNQFRGMQSVLLGSSNSAIVEFVIPEAGSYIMIDHQFANASQGAVGLISTAAEIGAKDVEHHEIPASATPTDPDALRGKLLFESKCQGCHSIGEGAKLLGPNLAGVTRRRSTDWLTRWLLDPAKMLESDADAKALLGEYKQVPMPNLGLSEAEVQQIIRYLHWFDEQISSPGGR
- a CDS encoding exosortase system-associated protein, TIGR04073 family; translated protein: MIVALILCLGTTNISAQTAAHKLGRGLAAMTCGVMELPGTMISETREKGALGLPVGLALGLGRIVTRELVGVYEFLTAPFPVPTGFAPILKPEYPWDYFR